One stretch of Chloroflexota bacterium DNA includes these proteins:
- a CDS encoding copper resistance protein CopC — protein sequence MHKTYRTKRYAVSLWAAFGLLLACAGVALAHAKLVKSDPAADSTVTTAPQTVTIWFNEELDTKLSNIKVQDPGGAPVDLGNSKVNLDDRKQLTVGLKQPLANGVYTVIWHAVTPDDGGISDGRFKFTLAVSGQPAAATSAPVQTAPTIAPAQATTSSSPSTSPVTSAPSPAASTGFDPAGLLIVASLVIVAAGAVLLLRRK from the coding sequence ATGCACAAAACGTATCGAACAAAACGGTATGCTGTCTCCCTGTGGGCCGCGTTCGGCCTGCTGCTGGCCTGTGCCGGCGTTGCGCTGGCGCACGCCAAGCTCGTCAAGTCCGACCCCGCCGCCGATTCAACTGTGACGACCGCGCCGCAAACGGTGACGATCTGGTTCAACGAAGAGTTGGACACGAAGCTGTCGAACATCAAAGTGCAGGACCCCGGCGGCGCGCCGGTCGATCTCGGCAACAGCAAGGTCAATCTCGACGACCGCAAGCAGCTCACGGTCGGGCTCAAACAGCCGCTGGCGAATGGCGTGTACACGGTGATCTGGCACGCCGTCACGCCTGATGACGGCGGCATCTCGGATGGCCGCTTCAAGTTCACGCTGGCCGTCTCCGGTCAACCGGCTGCAGCAACGTCCGCGCCTGTGCAAACTGCGCCGACGATCGCGCCGGCGCAGGCGACGACAAGCTCCTCGCCTTCGACTTCGCCGGTGACTTCTGCTCCGTCACCTGCCGCCAGTACCGGCTTCGATCCGGCCGGCCTGCTGATCGTCGCGTCACTCGTCATCGTGGCCGCGGGGGCCGTACTGCTCCTGCGCCGCAAATAG
- a CDS encoding copper resistance protein CopC — translation MRKLLILLAALALLAATVAVASAHASLVRADPAPNSIVTTAPRLFTLWFDEDLDTQFSTVSLLDSGQNRMDLGAVSFSADRRQMLIEARPNLPPGAYTVSWRALSAADGHSTRGVYAVFVGAASAGLPAPVNQSATEVSALPLPLDAAVRFINLLAAMALCGALTLGLLAGDDRPAFNALRTDAARRTRNALVAALLVLFAGTIVAQLVQAAGASERSLGEVLAQSIWLQTLTTTRFGQAALARILVVDLLLVLMFAGGATQPRLRWLGNLRALDLLYWLLSVVVLFSISFASHGAASADPLRLSLVMDFLHLVAVSVWMGGLFALALLLAPELKRLPEAETLPVVRVVLARFSNIAIASVVLFALTGLYATWRQVGYVAAFGTLYGITLIVKNVLVAPLLVIGLLNTLILRPDLLALARKLPGLSGVAWFDRAAHAATHSLTVLRFVRVEAMLGALVVLAAATLTVLPPARSSMPPPLPTPFQAMRQSGNVRVSLGVDPYVVGQQTYTARVTDLQDNLLAGVQRVSLRFTFLGTDLGTTTEEMPPAGDGSYQLKGGYLSVVGAWKVETIIRRKDVEDDLRIPYRLNVIDPATNRAEEVPYINSSIAFAVFDLLAGAALFVFSRQRKVMEGQWVGAGAMLLGVALFSMGVVSAPPSAAGILVNPMVPDEASLAIGKTVFEDHCVACHGPQGRGNGPLAATLNPRPADFTLHINQHSDEVTFNWISKGIAGSAMPAWEGALSADERWHVINYLQALVERQQAAPTPAPTKVP, via the coding sequence ATGCGCAAACTGCTCATCCTGCTCGCCGCGCTGGCGCTGCTGGCGGCCACGGTTGCCGTCGCGTCGGCGCACGCTTCCCTGGTTCGCGCCGACCCGGCGCCCAATTCGATCGTCACGACCGCGCCGCGCCTGTTTACGCTCTGGTTTGACGAAGATCTCGATACGCAGTTCAGTACGGTGTCGTTGCTGGACAGCGGCCAGAATCGCATGGACCTCGGCGCCGTCAGCTTCTCCGCCGACCGCCGCCAGATGTTGATCGAGGCGCGGCCGAACCTGCCGCCCGGCGCATACACCGTGTCCTGGCGCGCGCTCTCGGCGGCCGATGGCCACTCGACGCGCGGCGTCTACGCGGTCTTCGTCGGCGCGGCCAGTGCCGGCCTGCCGGCGCCGGTCAACCAGTCCGCGACCGAGGTCAGCGCCCTGCCGCTGCCGCTCGACGCGGCGGTGCGTTTCATCAACCTGCTGGCGGCGATGGCGCTGTGCGGCGCGCTGACGCTGGGCCTGCTGGCGGGCGACGACCGCCCCGCGTTCAATGCCCTGCGTACTGACGCCGCGCGGCGCACACGCAACGCACTGGTGGCCGCGCTGCTGGTGCTGTTCGCCGGCACGATCGTCGCGCAATTGGTGCAGGCGGCCGGCGCCTCGGAGCGCTCGCTCGGCGAGGTGCTGGCACAGAGCATCTGGCTGCAGACGCTGACGACCACGCGCTTCGGGCAGGCTGCACTGGCGCGCATCCTCGTGGTCGATCTGCTGCTTGTGCTGATGTTCGCGGGCGGCGCGACCCAGCCGCGCCTGCGCTGGCTCGGCAATCTGCGCGCGCTCGACCTGCTCTACTGGCTGCTGTCAGTCGTGGTGCTGTTCAGCATCTCGTTCGCCTCGCACGGCGCAGCCAGCGCCGACCCGCTGCGGCTGTCGCTGGTTATGGACTTCCTGCACCTCGTCGCGGTCAGCGTCTGGATGGGTGGGCTGTTCGCGCTGGCACTGCTGCTGGCGCCGGAACTGAAGCGTCTGCCTGAGGCGGAAACCCTCCCGGTCGTGCGCGTGGTGCTGGCGCGCTTCTCGAACATTGCGATCGCCAGTGTCGTGCTGTTCGCACTCACCGGCCTGTACGCGACATGGCGGCAGGTCGGTTACGTCGCCGCGTTCGGCACGCTGTACGGTATCACGCTCATCGTAAAGAATGTGCTGGTCGCGCCGCTGCTCGTGATCGGTCTGCTGAACACGCTGATCCTGCGGCCGGACCTGCTGGCGCTGGCGCGCAAACTGCCAGGCCTGTCGGGCGTCGCCTGGTTCGATCGCGCGGCGCACGCGGCGACTCACTCGCTGACCGTCCTGCGCTTTGTGCGGGTCGAAGCGATGCTCGGCGCGCTTGTCGTGCTGGCGGCCGCCACGCTGACCGTCCTGCCGCCCGCGCGCAGCAGCATGCCTCCGCCGCTCCCCACGCCGTTTCAGGCGATGCGACAATCGGGCAATGTGCGGGTGTCGTTGGGCGTTGACCCGTACGTCGTCGGCCAGCAAACGTACACTGCCCGTGTGACCGATTTGCAGGACAATCTGCTGGCGGGTGTCCAGCGCGTCAGCCTGCGTTTCACCTTCCTCGGCACTGATCTCGGCACGACCACCGAGGAGATGCCGCCGGCCGGCGATGGCAGCTACCAGTTGAAGGGCGGCTACCTGAGTGTGGTCGGCGCATGGAAGGTGGAGACGATCATCCGCCGCAAGGATGTCGAAGACGATCTGCGCATCCCGTACCGCCTGAATGTGATCGACCCGGCCACCAACCGCGCCGAGGAAGTGCCGTACATCAACTCGTCGATTGCGTTTGCGGTCTTCGATTTGCTGGCCGGCGCGGCGCTGTTCGTCTTCTCGCGGCAGCGCAAGGTGATGGAGGGACAGTGGGTCGGCGCCGGGGCGATGCTGCTCGGCGTGGCGCTGTTTAGCATGGGCGTGGTCTCAGCGCCGCCATCAGCGGCCGGCATCCTGGTCAACCCGATGGTGCCCGACGAGGCGTCGCTTGCCATCGGCAAGACGGTCTTCGAGGATCACTGTGTGGCGTGCCACGGCCCGCAGGGGCGCGGCAACGGCCCACTGGCCGCCACGCTGAACCCGCGCCCGGCCGACTTCACCCTGCACATCAACCAGCACTCCGACGAGGTGACGTTCAACTGGATCAGCAAGGGTATTGCCGGGTCGGCCATGCCGGCGTGGGAAGGTGCGTTGAGCGCCGATGAGCGCTGGCACGTGATTAACTATCTCCAGGCGCTGGTCGAGCGCCAACAGGCGGCGCCCACGCCCGCGCCGACGAAAGTGCCGTAG
- a CDS encoding PD40 domain-containing protein has product MFLWWISFALAACGGGGAGAPAPITARPGGVPTQALTPAGLPSGGFPFLDTPMEGQIVYANGTGDLFVTEVKPGAKAAKLTSLPNNQGYYQEPTWSPDGKRVMLSYLLPFDSSGLPAQDILIMDVGGSAPQPLIAHTVSGEVIGGPVFSPDGKTLYYSRSTPIFKGKAVTGVTLQIERYDMQSKQTQTVTADGVQPDVSPDGKRLAFLRINPETFQQDLMVVDVDGQNLEAVMAGNAVSGMMAPRWSRDGKRILFAIPNSLSRYVPPIAPISPPAARLPAWLERALGVRTAEAHGPPWDFWIVDANGENLKRLTSIGEDEPSATWSPDGKYFAFVGVAGFYVVDESGKQVRWLSRDGGKGRSDWRK; this is encoded by the coding sequence GTGTTTTTGTGGTGGATTTCTTTCGCACTGGCCGCCTGCGGCGGTGGCGGGGCGGGCGCGCCCGCGCCGATCACAGCGCGACCGGGCGGCGTGCCGACGCAGGCCTTGACGCCCGCAGGTCTGCCGAGTGGCGGCTTCCCGTTTCTCGATACGCCGATGGAAGGGCAGATCGTCTACGCGAACGGCACCGGCGACCTGTTCGTGACCGAGGTCAAGCCGGGCGCCAAAGCCGCCAAGCTCACGAGCCTGCCGAACAATCAGGGCTATTATCAGGAACCGACCTGGTCGCCGGACGGCAAGCGCGTGATGCTGTCGTACCTGCTGCCGTTCGACAGCAGCGGCCTGCCGGCGCAGGACATCCTGATCATGGATGTCGGCGGCAGCGCGCCGCAGCCGCTGATCGCGCACACGGTCAGCGGCGAGGTGATCGGCGGTCCGGTGTTCTCGCCCGACGGCAAAACATTATACTACTCGCGCAGCACGCCTATCTTCAAAGGCAAAGCGGTGACTGGCGTCACGCTCCAGATCGAGCGCTACGACATGCAGTCCAAGCAGACGCAGACGGTCACGGCCGATGGCGTCCAACCGGACGTCAGCCCGGACGGCAAGCGGCTGGCGTTTCTCCGTATCAACCCGGAAACGTTCCAGCAAGATCTGATGGTTGTGGACGTGGACGGCCAGAACCTCGAAGCGGTCATGGCGGGCAACGCCGTCAGCGGCATGATGGCGCCGCGCTGGTCGCGCGACGGTAAGCGTATCCTGTTCGCCATTCCGAACAGCCTGTCACGCTACGTGCCGCCCATTGCGCCCATTTCGCCGCCGGCCGCGCGCCTGCCGGCCTGGCTGGAGCGCGCGCTCGGCGTGCGCACGGCTGAGGCGCACGGCCCGCCGTGGGACTTCTGGATCGTGGACGCCAACGGGGAGAACCTCAAGCGACTGACCTCGATCGGTGAAGACGAGCCGTCGGCGACGTGGTCGCCGGACGGTAAGTATTTCGCGTTCGTCGGTGTGGCCGGCTTCTACGTGGTGGATGAGAGCGGCAAGCAGGTGCGCTGGCTCTCGCGCGACGGCGGCAAAGGGCGCTCGGACTGGCGGAAGTAA
- a CDS encoding DUF433 domain-containing protein codes for MVTDRIEINPEVMLGKPVIRGTRITVELVLRKLSEGMAEADLLDAYPRLSQADVQAALAYAADTVSHETIIQRPASS; via the coding sequence ATGGTAACAGATCGCATCGAGATCAATCCTGAAGTCATGCTGGGCAAGCCGGTCATTCGGGGCACGCGCATCACGGTCGAGTTAGTCCTGCGCAAATTAAGCGAGGGCATGGCCGAGGCTGACCTATTGGACGCCTATCCGCGCCTGTCACAGGCAGACGTGCAAGCCGCGCTCGCGTATGCTGCCGATACCGTGTCGCACGAAACGATCATTCAACGGCCTGCGTCCAGCTAA
- a CDS encoding CPBP family intramembrane metalloprotease — MPNQFATRILSGVLCVVGLVSLAQFRIISELTNVLRNQLEPGWAFGFVAFASDIRLPALLFALLLYGATRFMVARPATLRTAPWSPIVVASLSTIGASLLLGLLANPWIPHPQSINEWIVFCLTGPVAEELWFRGTIFCLAMRLIPSDKTGLPWFAIALSALLFSLSHLQYYGFRITYASAAQLGYTLLLGLSLGYTRAATGRLGYAIGLHIITNVSSQIF, encoded by the coding sequence ATGCCCAATCAATTTGCCACGAGGATTCTATCGGGCGTGCTCTGCGTGGTCGGCCTAGTGTCGCTGGCGCAATTTCGCATCATATCCGAGCTGACCAATGTACTTCGAAATCAATTAGAACCGGGCTGGGCTTTTGGCTTCGTCGCATTTGCCTCGGACATCCGTCTGCCCGCATTGCTGTTCGCGCTCTTGCTTTACGGAGCAACCAGATTCATGGTGGCGCGACCGGCCACGTTACGCACCGCGCCATGGTCGCCCATCGTCGTTGCGTCGCTTTCGACTATTGGAGCGTCACTGTTGCTGGGTCTTTTGGCCAACCCCTGGATACCACACCCGCAATCGATCAATGAATGGATTGTGTTCTGTCTGACCGGGCCTGTGGCCGAGGAACTGTGGTTTCGCGGAACTATCTTTTGCCTGGCCATGCGTCTCATTCCTTCAGACAAGACGGGGTTGCCGTGGTTTGCGATCGCGCTATCCGCACTGCTCTTTAGCCTTTCGCATCTCCAGTATTACGGATTTCGCATAACCTATGCGTCTGCCGCCCAATTGGGATATACTCTATTGCTCGGGCTGTCGCTTGGCTATACGCGTGCAGCCACGGGGCGGCTTGGTTATGCCATCGGCCTGCATATCATCACCAATGTTAGCAGCCAGATATTCTAG
- a CDS encoding PHP domain-containing protein, whose product MKKADLHAHTTASDGTFTPQALVAEAWRVRLDVLAIADHDSTEGIAPAYAANAGHALKIIPAIEVNCDIPGGEVHILGYFKEVPGGELQAMLKRLRDGRFERAKGMADKMSALGMPVSFKRVQELAGTGSLGRPHVARAILEAGYVATIGEAFERFIGRNGPAYFERLQLSPAEAVQAIHASGGVPVLAHPYSFDAYGNVLKTVNPETLVPQLVPAGLRGVEAHYYRYPTSATVGIMKLAQAHGLIVTGGSDFHGSTKPDQGLGCVHVPWEVVEGLIAEIEKAWN is encoded by the coding sequence ATGAAGAAGGCCGATCTCCACGCCCATACCACCGCATCCGATGGCACCTTTACCCCGCAGGCGCTCGTCGCCGAAGCCTGGCGCGTCAGGCTCGACGTGCTCGCCATCGCCGACCACGACTCGACGGAGGGCATCGCGCCGGCGTACGCCGCCAACGCGGGGCACGCGCTGAAAATCATTCCGGCGATCGAGGTGAACTGCGATATTCCGGGCGGCGAGGTGCATATCCTGGGCTATTTCAAAGAGGTGCCGGGCGGCGAGTTGCAGGCGATGCTCAAGCGCCTGCGCGACGGACGCTTCGAGCGGGCCAAGGGCATGGCTGACAAGATGTCCGCGCTGGGGATGCCGGTCTCGTTCAAGCGCGTGCAGGAACTGGCTGGCACCGGCTCGCTGGGGCGGCCGCACGTGGCGCGCGCCATTCTCGAAGCGGGCTACGTGGCGACGATCGGCGAGGCGTTCGAGCGGTTTATCGGGCGCAACGGACCGGCCTACTTTGAGCGCTTGCAGTTATCGCCCGCCGAGGCGGTGCAGGCGATCCACGCCAGTGGCGGTGTGCCGGTGCTGGCGCACCCGTACTCGTTCGACGCCTACGGCAACGTGCTCAAGACGGTGAACCCGGAGACGCTCGTGCCGCAACTGGTGCCGGCGGGCTTGCGTGGCGTCGAGGCGCACTATTATCGTTATCCGACCAGCGCGACGGTCGGCATCATGAAGCTGGCGCAGGCGCACGGGTTGATCGTGACCGGCGGCAGCGACTTCCACGGCTCGACCAAACCCGACCAGGGCCTCGGCTGCGTGCATGTGCCGTGGGAAGTGGTGGAAGGTCTGATCGCGGAGATTGAGAAAGCGTGGAACTGA
- a CDS encoding dienelactone hydrolase family protein yields MRHHRPEFKHNDPQVEHLVGEWEHGSMGRREFFERALFLLGTAAAAEALLAACSPQVTAAPTAVPAAAATATSMPPTAVPPTSAPTLAPTAAPPTAAPTAAPTRSGTAASQPTPVPVTTSMIPGYVDPSAVDGSNVTWQNGDVKMLGYLAKPKSGSGPWPGVIVIHENRGLTDHHMDVARRIANLGYVALAVDFLSRVGGTPKFAAPADPTQAINGLKQGDVDSDTVSAVGYLKTLPTVKPKFGIVGFCWGGGNSLTGAITTKDIVACMVFYGRNPANIDDVQKLNGPVVAGYGEQDTFINPGIPALDAAMKKYNKTYDYKIYPGANHAFFNDTGPRFNEAASKDAWARMVKLYESNLKA; encoded by the coding sequence ATGAGACATCATCGTCCGGAGTTCAAGCACAACGACCCGCAGGTCGAGCATCTGGTCGGTGAGTGGGAGCACGGCTCCATGGGCCGCCGCGAGTTCTTTGAACGCGCGCTGTTCCTGCTCGGAACGGCCGCCGCCGCCGAGGCGCTGCTGGCCGCCTGCTCGCCGCAAGTGACTGCCGCCCCAACGGCTGTGCCGGCCGCAGCCGCTACGGCCACCAGCATGCCGCCGACCGCCGTCCCGCCAACTAGCGCGCCGACCCTGGCGCCCACAGCGGCCCCGCCGACCGCTGCGCCCACCGCCGCGCCGACGCGCAGCGGCACGGCCGCCTCACAGCCGACGCCCGTACCAGTCACCACGTCCATGATTCCGGGCTACGTCGACCCATCAGCCGTCGACGGCTCGAATGTGACATGGCAGAACGGCGACGTCAAGATGCTTGGATACCTCGCCAAGCCGAAAAGCGGCAGCGGCCCGTGGCCCGGCGTCATCGTCATCCACGAGAACCGCGGCCTGACCGATCATCACATGGACGTTGCGCGGCGCATCGCCAACCTCGGCTACGTCGCGCTAGCCGTGGACTTCCTGTCGCGCGTGGGTGGCACGCCGAAGTTCGCCGCGCCCGCCGATCCGACGCAGGCGATCAACGGGCTCAAGCAGGGCGATGTCGATTCCGATACGGTTTCGGCGGTGGGCTATCTGAAGACGCTGCCGACGGTAAAGCCGAAGTTCGGCATCGTCGGTTTCTGCTGGGGCGGCGGCAACTCGCTGACGGGCGCGATCACCACGAAGGACATTGTCGCCTGCATGGTCTTCTACGGGCGCAACCCGGCGAACATCGATGACGTGCAGAAGCTGAACGGCCCGGTGGTGGCCGGCTACGGCGAGCAGGACACGTTCATCAATCCGGGCATCCCGGCGCTCGACGCCGCGATGAAGAAGTACAACAAGACGTACGACTACAAGATCTACCCGGGCGCGAACCACGCGTTCTTCAACGACACGGGCCCGCGCTTCAACGAAGCGGCGTCAAAGGATGCGTGGGCGCGAATGGTCAAGCTGTACGAATCCAATCTGAAAGCGTAG
- the trxB gene encoding thioredoxin-disulfide reductase: MEELIIIGSGPAGLTAAIYAGRAFLNPLVITGNELGGQIATTTDVDNFPAFPDGVTGPELYERMQKQAERFGARTVFDEVTAVDFKTHPFKIKTVNDEYEAKAVIVATGASPRKLGVPGEQEFLGRGVSYCATCDGFFFRNKDVMVVGGGDSALQEGLFLTKFANHVGVVHRRSEFRAGPTLQDRVRQNEKMGPVWNSVIKEIRGRDAVESVLLEDTLDYTEREAPVSGIFIYVGHEPNTGLFKGQLDMDHEGYLLVNHKQHASVPGVFAAGEVHDKVFRQAISSAGYGCMASMEAEKFLSELPHHGYPPPSFRK; this comes from the coding sequence ATGGAAGAACTGATCATCATTGGCTCCGGCCCGGCCGGCCTGACCGCCGCCATCTACGCCGGGCGCGCGTTCCTCAATCCGCTGGTTATCACCGGCAACGAGTTGGGCGGGCAGATCGCCACGACGACCGACGTGGACAACTTCCCGGCCTTCCCTGACGGCGTGACCGGCCCCGAACTGTATGAGCGCATGCAGAAGCAGGCCGAGCGCTTCGGCGCCCGCACCGTCTTCGATGAAGTGACGGCGGTGGACTTCAAGACGCACCCGTTCAAGATCAAGACGGTCAACGACGAGTACGAGGCCAAAGCGGTCATCGTGGCCACGGGCGCGTCGCCGCGCAAACTGGGCGTGCCCGGCGAGCAGGAGTTTCTGGGTCGCGGCGTATCGTACTGCGCAACCTGCGACGGCTTCTTCTTCCGCAATAAGGACGTGATGGTCGTCGGCGGCGGCGACAGCGCGCTGCAGGAAGGGCTGTTCCTCACCAAGTTCGCCAACCATGTGGGCGTCGTCCATCGCCGCAGCGAGTTCCGCGCCGGGCCGACGCTGCAGGATCGCGTGCGCCAGAACGAGAAGATGGGGCCGGTCTGGAACTCCGTCATCAAGGAGATTCGCGGCAGGGATGCGGTCGAGAGCGTGCTGCTGGAAGACACGCTCGACTACACCGAGCGCGAAGCGCCGGTCAGCGGCATCTTCATCTACGTCGGCCATGAGCCCAACACCGGGCTGTTCAAGGGTCAGCTCGACATGGACCACGAAGGGTACCTGCTCGTCAACCACAAGCAACACGCGAGCGTGCCGGGCGTCTTCGCCGCCGGCGAGGTGCACGACAAGGTCTTTCGGCAGGCGATCTCCTCGGCCGGCTACGGCTGCATGGCGTCCATGGAAGCCGAGAAGTTCCTGTCCGAGCTGCCGCATCACGGTTACCCGCCGCCGTCGTTCCGCAAGTAG
- a CDS encoding alpha/beta hydrolase, translated as MPSVNVNGESIYYEGNGGSSALPVVFVHGAGGTGARWLPVAQALTNCVTYAIDLPAHGQSTGEGRDTVGAYAEVVVGFLNSLNLPSAIIAGHSLGGGIALWMALQQPARVRGLALVGTGARLRVHPQILNAVKAGRPIPANPAADTTPEPPADMAPVNPVPYWDWVACNRFDVMGRLGEIHLPTLVIVGTKDMNTPVKFATYLRDNIAGAQMAIIEDAGHSAMADKPAEVLAAMQPFVDSFK; from the coding sequence ATGCCATCGGTGAATGTCAACGGCGAATCGATCTACTACGAGGGTAACGGCGGCAGTTCCGCGCTGCCGGTCGTCTTTGTGCACGGCGCGGGCGGCACGGGCGCGCGCTGGCTGCCGGTGGCGCAGGCGCTGACGAACTGCGTGACGTATGCGATTGACCTGCCCGCGCACGGGCAATCGACCGGGGAGGGCCGCGATACGGTCGGCGCGTACGCGGAGGTGGTCGTTGGCTTCCTCAACTCGCTGAATCTGCCTTCGGCGATCATCGCCGGGCACTCGCTCGGCGGCGGCATCGCACTTTGGATGGCGTTGCAGCAGCCGGCGCGCGTGCGCGGTCTGGCGTTGGTCGGCACGGGCGCGCGCCTGCGCGTGCACCCGCAGATTCTCAACGCAGTGAAGGCCGGCCGCCCGATCCCGGCCAATCCGGCTGCCGACACCACGCCGGAACCGCCGGCCGACATGGCGCCCGTCAACCCGGTGCCGTATTGGGACTGGGTCGCCTGCAATCGCTTCGATGTGATGGGGCGGCTCGGCGAGATTCATTTGCCGACGCTCGTCATTGTCGGCACGAAAGATATGAACACGCCGGTCAAGTTCGCGACCTACCTGCGCGACAACATCGCCGGCGCGCAGATGGCGATTATCGAGGATGCGGGCCACTCGGCGATGGCGGACAAGCCCGCTGAGGTCCTCGCCGCTATGCAGCCGTTCGTGGATAGCTTCAAGTAG
- a CDS encoding PQQ-dependent sugar dehydrogenase, whose amino-acid sequence MNFVRNLCMLALAGVLTACGTTAAVPTATLSPTATPSNTPSALQPTSNPTATPAPSATTAPNSTNTPARTPAPSPLPTSAPTRVAAASGFNPAATTIRLEKSVSGLRQPTDLTSARDGSGRLFVVEKRGSIRIVRGGTLLPEPFLDISNIVRSSESERGLLGLAFHPQYARNGQFFVYYTDSSGDIVIARYTATGDRADAASGAEILRIRHRDASNHNGGGLAFGPDSYLYIGTGDGGGAGDRFGNSQNGSSLLAKILRIDVDSGSPYGIPKDNPFAGRAGFRPEIWAWGLRNPWRFAFDRQTGDLFIADVGQDQWEEVNVQPAGAPGGTNYGWNKMEGTHCYPPGATCDPAGFATPVAEYSHAGNGCSITGGMVYRGATQPALAGAYFFGDYCTGKLWALSRDTRGGWVTTPLITASIGISSFGEDEAGEAYIADINGGALLRIVAANK is encoded by the coding sequence ATGAACTTCGTCCGCAACCTCTGCATGCTTGCGCTCGCGGGCGTGCTGACCGCCTGCGGCACGACTGCCGCCGTGCCGACCGCAACACTTTCACCCACGGCCACACCGAGCAACACACCATCCGCGCTGCAGCCCACCAGCAACCCAACGGCCACACCCGCACCGAGCGCGACGACCGCGCCAAACTCGACCAACACACCTGCGCGCACGCCGGCGCCATCGCCGCTACCGACGAGCGCGCCCACGCGCGTGGCCGCCGCCAGCGGCTTCAATCCGGCCGCCACGACGATCCGGTTGGAGAAGTCCGTGAGCGGGCTGCGGCAGCCGACCGACCTGACCAGCGCGCGCGACGGCAGCGGGCGACTGTTTGTCGTCGAGAAGCGCGGCAGCATCCGTATCGTGCGCGGCGGGACGCTGCTGCCCGAGCCGTTCCTCGACATCAGCAACATCGTCCGCTCTTCCGAGTCCGAGCGCGGCCTGCTGGGGCTGGCGTTCCACCCGCAGTACGCGCGCAACGGGCAGTTCTTCGTGTACTACACCGATTCGAGCGGCGATATCGTGATTGCGCGCTATACGGCGACCGGCGACCGCGCCGACGCGGCCAGCGGCGCGGAGATCCTGCGCATCCGGCACCGCGACGCGTCGAACCACAACGGCGGCGGACTGGCGTTCGGGCCGGACAGCTATCTCTACATCGGCACCGGCGACGGCGGCGGCGCAGGCGACCGCTTCGGCAATTCACAGAACGGCAGCAGCCTGCTGGCGAAGATCCTGCGCATTGACGTGGACAGCGGCAGCCCGTACGGCATCCCGAAAGACAACCCGTTCGCCGGCCGCGCCGGATTCCGGCCGGAGATCTGGGCGTGGGGACTGCGCAACCCGTGGCGCTTTGCGTTCGACCGGCAGACGGGCGATCTGTTTATCGCCGACGTGGGCCAGGATCAGTGGGAGGAGGTGAACGTTCAGCCAGCCGGCGCGCCGGGCGGGACGAACTACGGCTGGAACAAGATGGAGGGCACGCACTGCTACCCACCAGGCGCGACGTGCGACCCGGCCGGCTTCGCGACGCCAGTCGCGGAGTACAGCCACGCGGGCAACGGCTGTTCGATCACCGGTGGGATGGTCTATCGCGGCGCGACGCAGCCGGCGCTGGCCGGCGCATACTTCTTCGGCGACTACTGCACCGGCAAGCTCTGGGCACTAAGCCGCGATACGCGCGGCGGCTGGGTCACGACGCCGCTGATCACGGCGAGCATCGGCATCAGTTCATTCGGGGAAGACGAGGCGGGCGAGGCGTACATTGCCGACATCAACGGCGGCGCGCTGCTTCGTATCGTCGCGGCGAACAAGTAG
- a CDS encoding NUDIX hydrolase, whose amino-acid sequence MPREYPEYPIASVGVVVVKDNKVLLAQRGKDPARGRWTIPGGVIEVGETVHEAGRREIMEECNIDVEIGALYKTYDSIVRDAEGRVRFHYVILDVFGTHTGGTVRAGGDVSAVRWIGVDDLLTLDVLPAVAALVRDVVGGAW is encoded by the coding sequence ATGCCCCGCGAATACCCGGAATACCCCATTGCGTCGGTCGGTGTGGTTGTCGTCAAGGACAACAAAGTGCTGCTCGCCCAGCGCGGCAAAGATCCCGCGCGCGGCCGCTGGACGATACCCGGCGGCGTGATCGAGGTCGGCGAGACGGTGCATGAAGCCGGCCGGCGCGAGATCATGGAAGAGTGCAACATCGATGTCGAAATCGGCGCGCTCTACAAAACGTACGACTCAATCGTGCGCGATGCCGAGGGGCGCGTGCGCTTCCACTATGTCATCCTCGACGTGTTCGGCACGCACACAGGCGGCACGGTGCGCGCCGGCGGCGATGTGTCCGCTGTGCGCTGGATCGGTGTGGACGATCTGTTGACGCTCGACGTGCTGCCGGCGGTGGCCGCGTTAGTCCGCGACGTCGTGGGCGGCGCGTGGTGA